DNA sequence from the Labrus bergylta chromosome 13, fLabBer1.1, whole genome shotgun sequence genome:
ATGTACCACAGGAAACTTCATAATCTATAGAAATATTTATACAAAAAGACACTTATAGAATAAAAATATAGATACTCTTACCTCGTcttgaggtttttaaaaaaactattttgacCCTGTAAACAAAAGTATGTCTCCACCGTGCATCAATGCAAACATCTGGTTTTGTGAGTTACCTGTTTTTATCTGGCCTGACATTTGGGTTCACAATCGCCATgacagtcttcttcttctgagcCTCTGACAACAGCTACAAAATTCAAAAAGAAATCATCAGTCGAACAGCTCCCTCCAATGTTTgtaatttggactgcagtacttgaaacactaggtgtcagagtaaAAAAACAGCGTCTCTCAATAATGAGCTTAACAGAGAAAGAGGTTTGGCAAACAGATGTTCCATATTTTGGAATTAACTCACCTTACAGATGTCCTGTGTCACAGAGCTCAGGTCCGGCATCTCTGGGGTGCAGGGCTCTTGGTAGTCCATCCTGATGCGGGGTGTCCCCAGGTTGAACTCCTGGGTGGGTCCGTCCAGCTCCAGACTCTTGACAGTTGGCTCCTTGGTCACCTCATTACGCTCACTGGTCTTCTTTAGCATTTTTGCACTTCTCTGGATGTAATGATGAGACATGTGAAATAAGAAGGCCATTCATATGTAAACAAAGAGACTCGTTTTAATGCAGAGAAGTCAGAGAAATACAACACGTTCAAGTTGATTCATGAACCCATGACTATCCAGGTTTGTGAAAACATGTTagtaaaataaagtttgatgtGTGGCTAAAATGAAACATCTCAATTGGTCTTACACTTTGCAAAGTATTTCCCAGAAGAGACTCCAGATCTGGCATCTCCATGATGGACATCTCTGGCACATTGTACTCCCAGGTACGTTTTGAGCCGGTTGTTCCGTTCTGAGGAGATGTTAGGAGTTCAAAGCTGGGGTTGTCGTCATCAGTTTGCATTTTGATGGGCTCCGTCTGCCGTGCACTCTGAGAGGACGAAGAAAGACGCAAAGAGGACATGCGTAACAAGCTTGAGCTCCACAGATGACGGGCCAAAAACaaagaatcatttttaaatcatggtTTTATACCTTTTTGGTGCTGACAATGTGGTTCATGTATGGGGTTTGAAATGCAGGAACCTCCGGGGTTGTAGGCAGAATATTAGGATGAATGGGGGATTCTTGGTCTCTATTGCCTTGTGCAGGTGTGGCACAGGTACCGTTTGCCTTTTTTATCTTCAGCCCCGGAGTGCAAAACACAGGCGGCTCTGGAGACTCAAACTTATTGACTGTAAGTATAAGAACAGTGTGATACAAAGGTaagttctcagtcatccaggtcacaGTAATTTTgaatccaaaggcaactggacatTTTCAGTATCTCTTTGTAAGTTTGGCAACAGGGCCAAACTTTCAAAGCGCTCTTAGAAGACAACCCGGCCGATCTGTGGACATTGGACGGACACCATTCCCTCTGTTGTAAGTTGTTGTACTCATGGATCGACTATTTTGAGGTGGGAAAGTTACAAATCTGTCCATTGAAACAAACTGCAATAATCTTGAAAGTGTGTACATATATTCCATATTGTCCTCACTCTCTGCACTTTTGTACAGCACAAACTGATATTATTAAGATTATATTTATTGTACTTATTGCTTGATATTCAACCTACATTCCTGCTTTATTAATATTTGATTGTATATAACTATATTGCGACTGCTTTATTGTGTTTCAGAGAAACTGTAACGaccaaatttccctctggggttactaaagtatttctgattctgatattgttgctttaacctAAATACAATTAATTAATACAGAAAAAGTGCTATTTGCTGAAAGCTGGTGTCAAATGTCTAATAATAAAATGCCCACTGAACTTATTTTCCATGAATTAAAGTTCCAAATTTCAATATCATTTTGTAATTGCAACTATTTTACACATGAAAAGTTCCTGCAGACCTGCTTGTGTCTTCAATGTTAagaactttaaacaaatatgtacagtatgcattTGTGGAACAGAAGCCGAAGTTAATTTGTTGGCACTAGTTAATAAATGTATAGATCAAATCAGAAGAGAGAAACCAAAGTAAAGGACAATGTGAAACTGAAGAATCATTTCATCAGAACTCAAGATACTTCTTTTATAACAGTGAGAATATATTTCAGCGTATCATATTACCCTGACACCCTCAACAGGGAAATACAGAGAGgtaaattcaattaaaaaataaaaataaaaataaaaactttatttgtcctgGAGGAGCAATTTAAAGGCAAAGCTGAGTTTAAGATGTAGGTCTGGTAAGGTGGTTCAGAAGAAGCAAGATGTAAAAGTTGAATACCTTGTGTCTGAAAACTCTTCATAAAAGAGTCCCCTGGGTGAGCAGGCATGTCTGCTGATGGTCTATTAGAGAGAAGGATATTCATAAAGCAGTTAGAAGCAGAGATTACAGTGCAGTGGCGCTGCAAATCACGCACTTTGCCAGTAGAGGTTAATAAAGGTCAACACTGTTTCATTTTATGAGGTTCATTATCTCTCTCTACCTTTGGGGCTTTGTAACATTCTTCTTGAACAGATCCATGGTGAAGTCATTGTTCAGACACATGGTGTGCTCTGAGATCCCAAAGTCATGCATCTGTGGCGTCTGAAGCTCATCATCATCCATCCGCAGGGCACATTTGGGAGTCAAGGGCATGGGTGGGAGTGCGGGAGTGCTGAGCGCAAGGTGGGGGAGGCTCATCTCAGGCATAGGGGGCACCTCAGAGCACCACTCCGCCCCAGCCATAGCTCTCTTCAGCTGCATCTCGGACAGGCCGAAGTCAGAGAGCTGAGGGGTTCGCAACACATCAGTGAACGGAGGAGGTCCTGGGTTTGGAGGCGATGTGGAGGGATAACCTTCAGCCTCGCTCTGGctgtcctcttctcctccttctgggGTAGCTTCGTCCTCATTTGCGTCTTCATCTTCAGCCTCTGATTCCTGACTTTGAGCCTCTGTGGAGGAGATATTTTAGTGCATCTTGTTAcctatttattaattatttaagaACACGACACTCAATAACTTTTCTTGCACCGCTGTACTTCTTCAGTAAtcataaaaatgtacattaacTTTACAGACGTTATTACTTCCACAAACCGTTTCACTTTGTTTGACCCACACAGTTACAGCTGCAGTCATTGCTGTACTTACTGGTTAGTTTCTGGGTGTCTGGTGGAGCTTGGTAACCGTATTTTTCCCAGTGTCCCCTCAGCGTCTGCATGTCCTGAGTGACTCTCTGCTCCATCACTCGGCAGGCCTTAATGAAGCTGCTCACCTCGTTCCCCCGAGCTTTCTGCTGAGCTAACTGTCCCTGGATCTGCCCCTGTACGAGGACAGAGCGGATCAAATCAGCACGCTGTCCTCTCAGGTTTTCAAATCTGAAGACACCATCTACTTTAAGTGAAGCATTATAAGCGTAGTGCAGTGTGTtgtgaacagagagagaaacttttCAACATTTCTTGTTAATTTTTAATAGAGTCCGACTGATTAtaccagccgataatatcggcctaTATAAGCtcatcaagtgactatcggtatcggctaattttatcacagatattaccggatttattcaccagtcaaatagcatttaattcgACTGTTATCGTatcacactagcagttctctatCTGGTTGTCACCACCGTTATACTGTAAATGTTTAtccaagtgtttgataactacATTTGAGGGATCGATGCAATACACAtttgtatatctatatctaaatatctctacagattgacGATACACctaagaaagatattggccaatatatcagtatcagatttttttctcttcccaaTATTGATATCGGCCACAAAAATCGCATATCCATCACATCCTAATTTTTTTATGAGAAAataattttgttatttagtaTTTAACACTGTTAGGAACTTCCAGGTTgtgtcaataaaataaaaatcttctcCATGACGATCTGGTTTTCTTATCAAGGTCATATCATACAAAGACTGGAGTATACATTTCAGTCGGTTTCAGTGTCAGCTGAAGCTCCTGAAAGAAGCTCTAATATGGCGTATTTGTGGACACTTTGATAATCACAGATGTGTGAAGTAATTTTGATAGTGGTTCTTTCTTGTCCCAAACCCCATTTAAgaaacatgacatttttctgttgATATTTTTCTACTGTGAGGCGACAGTAAAGAAAGTATCCTGCTGGAGACCTTGGGGTTGGGGGTGCGTTCAATTGAATTCTGGTAAAGTCTGGTTATCCAGATTATTGTAATAAAAGATGTCGGCTTTAGCGTCAAGTGTGGTTTGAATCCACCAGCCCACCTCATTTTAACGTACACTAACTAAACTAACAAAACAATTTAGCTAACTTAAACATTATGAACGCCACAGTGTTGACTGAGTTCACGAGGACtgcaaaaaaagtcaaatgtgacCCATTTTCTTTGTTAAGAGACGTTACCTTAAAGCAGGGatggggcaactttggtcaaagcaagggccacattcatttaactctcactgccagaggggccaaattgtagtttCCAAAAATGATtagtcgattatgtctcaaatttaactcaacataaacaagtgatcaaatattattatggacatatttctggttttcatggcagattttgtcttgtttttaattaactgacatgtaaaaattgacctgaggggcCACGTTGGGGGTTGacgggggccgcatgtggcccgcgggccgccagttgccttAACGCGTCAGAAACATGAACCGGGAGTTTGGTTTACAGTTTTCATCTCGTACCTTCAGGTTTCCGACGTCACAGTTCAGACCGTGATAAGCTCTCATCGCTCTGGCTGAGCTTTCTGCaatcaaacacaaagttaaaCACTTGAATGTTTAAACACAAGACGTAAAGTTCGCTGAACAGAAGTATTTATTCTCTCACCTCTGTCGTCATCGTCGTTGTTTCGGTTTTCAAAGTCCTCTTGGAGCTTCGTAGTTTCTGTTTCCAGAGTCACCGTCAGCTTCCTCAGCTTTGTAAAGAACCGAGCCGTCGGGTCCATTCTCAGGTACGACGTCCACGTTGTGAAACTGTACAATGAGTAAACCTTGAATCACCACACAGGCGGTTTGTTTACCTCTGATCCGCTGTAGGCAAAACTTTTCAATTTTGGCGCCTCTTCCGGCTTTAACCGGAAagtgtcttcttcttctacatggGATTAATGCGCTCggcataaaaaaatgtttgttttgcgCCCCCTCtctttttaagttttcttttttcttttctagagTAATAATTTTatataatcattattattattattattattattattattattattattattaataataataataataataataataatatcatttttttggggggggggggcttttcatgcctttaatggagagataggacagaggatagagtcagaaatcagggagaaagagtggggaatgacatgcgggaaaggagccacaggtgggatgtggacccgggccgcccgcttgagactacagcctccatacatggggcgcgcgcactaaccactgcgccaccagtgccccataATATACATTTTGATATCATTTTCCCTACAGATACATATGATTATGTCTTCATTCTCCAGAAAAGAGCCATAAGAATTATAACTAACGCCAACTACAGAGAACCAACCAACCCACTTttcatcaaactgaaaacactccAACTTAAGGACTTGGTCGACTTCAAAACCATTCAAATCGtgtacaaagttaaaaatgatcagATACCGAACAGTAGCCAAAAGTTTTTTCAGCAGAGGGACAGTAAACACAATCTCAGAGgaatatttatgttaaaaaaaacagcagtaagGACCAACATGAAACTACACTGTATTACAATGAAGGGTGTTAATTTATGgaacagctgcagtgatgaaatgaaaacatgtaaaacattaggacagtttaaacacattttcaagaataacgtatttaacaaatataaaattgaGCAGTCAATGGGGAAAATTGAATCACTATCATTTGTAAGGTCTGTACCGTCTACCAATTAATGTGTGTAATACATTatatctgttgcttttgttacttCGTTATCTGTACTATTCGACTTTATTTTTGAAAGCTTAGCCTTGGATTCATTTATTAagctaaaaagataaaaggggTAGGACTGgataagttatttaacttcatcctaCACCCTTTTCGAACATGGACTGGTTAAGGAAAAATAATCGAGCCACTACAGAAAGTATGCTTTGattgctgtttgctttgtttgtaatgtatattttattttattttaaaaacatgttcgaaataaaaaataaatgaaatgaatgaatgaaatgaatacATTCTGTTGTAATTAccaaaagaggagaaagaaaacaattatataaaaatagaaaagaaaagggaggaTGTTTCTGTTGTTATCCATGTTATTGTGCTTAAACTGTCAATTAAAGGTTGCCATATGAAGTGAAAAACATTAACTGTCCCTCTCTGTAGGTACCCTTTTACATCTCTGAATAAAGTTAAGTGAGCAGGcaggtttttctgttttatttcagctATGTGAACCTGTGTCATAAAGCATAccatattattttaaatgatggaGAGATCCACAACAACTGGCCTCACCCAATATTTACAGTTAGAAGTGGGTCTGCTTTATacatttttctgtaaaataaagtgTGCATCTTAGTCCAGTAAGTAACAATGCAGGCAATCCCAAAACATGTGCTACCAAGGAACACACCTATCACAGGGGAGATAGCAGCAGGAAACATCTGCGCACGCTATCTTAACACTTGGGAGTTTTCCCCtacaaaacatgtaaaatgtaaaaggttttttttctaacatttaACCTCATGACCTTTATGTGattattaattttaataataCTTTGTGGGCAACAGCCACATTGTCTGCTCTAGATTTCAAactctggatgtttttttaaatattatttatctattaAAACTTCAAAGTGGATTAGAATTACTGTGTTTGTGGAGTTTAATGGGGCCTGAGATTTAATGGACTGCATTACTGGGAAATATTGCTCTACAGATATAAATAGAAAAAGTACTTTGTCTCCACTTATGTATCTGGATGAATTCTGCTCAAAATTATGTTTactaaaaatgttatttaactGACTCAAGATGCTCAAGTCATGGTAGAATTTTGCCTGCATTTTCAAATAATTCTTCTCTTCTCCAGAGAGTGACAAGGAAACTGTTGGATGTCGAATAATGACACTTTGCCAGAAGATGGAGCTGTTGTCAATTCTGCAGAGGTCAGTTTATAGTGACCTCAGCTTAAATTTTACCCTGTAGCAAACAAAACTGTCTGTGGTCGGTTTGCATTTCTTGTGGTTGACAGGTTTTTAGAAAGGAAGGAGAATGTTTGGATAAAGCAAAATAACATCTTGGTTTCTGCTGAATCACGTTTGATGCCTTTTGTTTTAAACTATCATGTCTTATAATGTTCAGGAAGTCCAATGCTTAAACAGATAAAGTTCATTGACACTTGTTTGGAAACTTATCCATAAAGAGAAAAGAGTACAGGTAAAAGTGATGACAACCAGGGATTGTTTATATATCTTACCACCTATACCATTTTGTCTGGTATATTCAATTATAAAACATATCTAACATTTTGCTTTTGGACATTATTTTATGGACTTGCATATgttcattgaaatgttttagttAGAAAAACCAAGCTCAGACATATCAGTGATAATATTGTTACTCTTATTCTAACTACATTTGCCTCAAAGATTACAAACAGTCGAATCTTTTATTCATTCTCCTGATGCAGGAATTCTGTTTGGATTAAAAATTAATGCCAGGCTAGTTTGTTTGGAGCATCAAGTGTGAGTGGAAAACTctacatttaacacattttcttaacaGGAAATGCATCACATTTAACCGCAGAACTACATTTGGTACTTTTATAAACACAGTCTGGGGCTCTTGAGGCAGAGCCGACCTTGATAACAGGCGCTCTGCACAGGTTTCATAAACGGATGCGTGACTGTGGCTCAACTCGCGATGCTAAGCATGTTACGTAAATTTAGATATGAACAAATGGGTGACTGGAGCAGCTGTGTTTTTCTACCAGACTTAGCATGATGAActtttatttgctgttttataATTTGCTAAAGTAGCAACTGATATCCTGAATGAACGTCTGTACCGTTTTCAGGCAttttcattaaacaaaaaacCTTACTGGAGTAGATAAGCTGATTCAAGtgttaaatgtgattttttttctctatctGCATAAAATGGCTTCATTCAAGCACAAAAAAAGCTGAACTCCGGAGGAGAAGTGGAACAGCAGGATGGGGTGTTGGCTTTGGTTCAGGACATTTAGGCAGTTAAGGGTAATTTgtaagttttctctttttttcagaacTGATGTAACACATTAGTTCCACATCTCAGGTCCTTTTATAAGAACCAGATACACAAAattgagatgaaaaaaaaaaaacaccaagagaagacacagagacagaaaatatgAGCAGAAAGTGACGcataacaaacaacaaagagccCTAATGACTCCAAAGAGTTACACAATGTCTAGAGAGAGATACAAAATGATAACTCAGAAATatcaaaaaacataaacagactaCCACACCGGTAGCCCAGTGGTAAGTGCGACCacgccatgtacagaggctctaGTCCTCTAAGTGGCCGGcaagggttcaaatccgacctgtggctcctttcccgaatgttgttccccattctctctctctcctggattcctgactctatccactgtcctatctctatatgaagacataaaaaacctttaaatggTACATAAAATggaaagacacaaaacaacaactgagTGGCAGTAAATAACCAGAAAGAGGCAAAAATACGGAGACAAAAAACTgtcagaaagagacaaaaacagcaacaaaaaaatacaaaaatgagtGAAGAAGGAGTCAAATATTAATTATTGTTGgtgcctctttttgttttgatgtccTTCTTTGtattatataaattataaatataatataaatataaattattatatttacagCTGCAGGCAATTTACAAAAATGAGCTTTTAATCGATATTATTGCATTGAAGACTTTTCTCACTGAATGAGTAATGTCACCATTTAAAAGTTCAGTTGCAGACACTAGGACTTTAAATTTGAGCCTGACACATTAAGCGTCCCATGCCGCCTTTAACTTCAGAGGAAATTCTCTCAAGCCTGTCTGCTTAAGGTAAAGGGGCCCCATCAAACTAAAAGTTGCAAAAGAACGAACAGGAGGAAGCTGACAGATCTCTACAACCGTCTGCTACTCGAACATAGGGGGGGTGAAGGAGTTTTGTGTCAAGGTTGGAGAAGGTGCAGGACGGGTCTTTGTGTTTAACTCGACTCCCCGAGGGCGTCATTAAAgttttattctctcttattTTACAAGTCATTATACAGACGCAC
Encoded proteins:
- the ska3 gene encoding spindle and kinetochore-associated protein 3; translated protein: MDPTARFFTKLRKLTVTLETETTKLQEDFENRNNDDDDRESSARAMRAYHGLNCDVGNLKGQIQGQLAQQKARGNEVSSFIKACRVMEQRVTQDMQTLRGHWEKYGYQAPPDTQKLTKAQSQESEAEDEDANEDEATPEGGEEDSQSEAEGYPSTSPPNPGPPPFTDVLRTPQLSDFGLSEMQLKRAMAGAEWCSEVPPMPEMSLPHLALSTPALPPMPLTPKCALRMDDDELQTPQMHDFGISEHTMCLNNDFTMDLFKKNVTKPQRPSADMPAHPGDSFMKSFQTQVNKFESPEPPVFCTPGLKIKKANGTCATPAQGNRDQESPIHPNILPTTPEVPAFQTPYMNHIVSTKKSARQTEPIKMQTDDDNPSFELLTSPQNGTTGSKRTWEYNVPEMSIMEMPDLESLLGNTLQSRSAKMLKKTSERNEVTKEPTVKSLELDGPTQEFNLGTPRIRMDYQEPCTPEMPDLSSVTQDICKLLSEAQKKKTVMAIVNPNVRPDKNSPLRRAAKISAVSESEFQSLPSYLRQMTLNNLNQAVHNINKYSEEYQGENTEFQMEELRRITNVGTRTPVYILCLTELKRLSHVGGARNTSVYKLSTHN